One segment of Choristoneura fumiferana chromosome 26, NRCan_CFum_1, whole genome shotgun sequence DNA contains the following:
- the LOC141442947 gene encoding RNA-binding protein Musashi homolog 2-like isoform X2 has translation MLPIYAIGALGGVEVLDGGLVGGELTAHVLNAQAAAHAAATAAAAAHQQHQQQQIVAQQIKASPSSGRSTPVPAAPPTAGTTSPSPSKLFVGGLSWQTSSEKLREYFAMFGAVTDVLIMKDPVTQRSRGFGFITFQEAASVDKVLAVPVHTLDGKRIDPKHATPKSAPRPAKTKKIFVGGVGQDTSAEEVRAYFAQFGHVEDAVMLMDQQTKRHRGFGFVTFHSEEAVERVCDIHFHTIKNKKVECKRAQPKEAVAAAPLALGKRLVLRPGRGLVYTTAGGVGAVPTVGAAHAYRYAPYALPTAATAATALVAPPQPAPPPTMPQFGAAYSLAGVDMSSFQSVDWGAMYGLPMYI, from the exons ATGCTACCGATATACGCAAT TGGGGCGCTCGGCGGAGTCGAGGTGTTGGACGGCGGCTTGGTCGGCGGGGAGTTGACGGCACACGTTTTGAATGCCCAGGCGGCCGCCCACGCCGCCGCTACGGCTGCGGCCGCGGCTCACCAGCAACACCAACAACAGCAGATCGTTGCGCAACAGATAA AGGCGTCTCCATCGTCGGGGCGCTCCACGCCGGTGCCCGCCGCGCCCCCCACCGCCGGCACCACGTCCCCCTCCCCCTCGAAGCTCTTTGTGGGGGGATTGAGCTGGCAGACCAGCTCGGAGAAGCTCCGGGAATACTTCGCAATGTTTGGAGCAGTCACCGACGTACTTATCATGAAGGATCCTGTTACACAG CGTTCGCGCGGCTTCGGCTTCATCACGTTTCAGGAGGCCGCCTCCGTGGACAAGGTCCTCGCCGTGCCGGTGCACACGCTCGACGGCAAACGCATCGACCCCAAACACGCGACCCCCAAATCGGCCCCCCGGCCCGCCAAAACCAAGAAGATATTCGTCGGCGGCGTCGGCCAGGACACCTCCGCCGAAGAGGTCCGCGCCTACTTCGCCCAGTTCGGCCACGTGGAAGACGCGGTGATGCTCATGGATCAACAGACCAAGCGTCATCGCGGCTTCGGGTTTGTAACTTTCCATTCCGAGGAAGCCGTCGAGCGCGTCTGCGATATACACTTCCACACGATAAAAAATAAGAAGGTCGAGTGCAAGCGTGCGCAGCCGAAAGAAGCCGTCGCCGCCGCGCCGCTCGCTTTAGGCAAGCGCTTGGTCCTCCGCCCCGGGAGAGGCCTCGTCTACACCACAGCAGGTGGAGTAGGAGCGGTGCCCACTGTTGGAGCCGCTCACGCGTACAGATACGCCCCGTACGCGCTGCCAACAGCTGCCACCGCGGCCACAGCCTTGGTCGCTCCCCCCCAGCCGGCACCCCCTCCCACCATGCCGCAGTTCGGCGCGGCGTACTCCCTCGCCGGCGTCGACATGTCATCCTTCCAAAGCGTCGACTGGGGCGCCATGTACGGACTACCCATGTACATCTAA
- the LOC141442947 gene encoding uncharacterized protein isoform X1 produces MLFESPNAKLFPAFNIPPPVRLSGALGGVEVLDGGLVGGELTAHVLNAQAAAHAAATAAAAAHQQHQQQQIVAQQIKASPSSGRSTPVPAAPPTAGTTSPSPSKLFVGGLSWQTSSEKLREYFAMFGAVTDVLIMKDPVTQRSRGFGFITFQEAASVDKVLAVPVHTLDGKRIDPKHATPKSAPRPAKTKKIFVGGVGQDTSAEEVRAYFAQFGHVEDAVMLMDQQTKRHRGFGFVTFHSEEAVERVCDIHFHTIKNKKVECKRAQPKEAVAAAPLALGKRLVLRPGRGLVYTTAGGVGAVPTVGAAHAYRYAPYALPTAATAATALVAPPQPAPPPTMPQFGAAYSLAGVDMSSFQSVDWGAMYGLPMYI; encoded by the exons TGGGGCGCTCGGCGGAGTCGAGGTGTTGGACGGCGGCTTGGTCGGCGGGGAGTTGACGGCACACGTTTTGAATGCCCAGGCGGCCGCCCACGCCGCCGCTACGGCTGCGGCCGCGGCTCACCAGCAACACCAACAACAGCAGATCGTTGCGCAACAGATAA AGGCGTCTCCATCGTCGGGGCGCTCCACGCCGGTGCCCGCCGCGCCCCCCACCGCCGGCACCACGTCCCCCTCCCCCTCGAAGCTCTTTGTGGGGGGATTGAGCTGGCAGACCAGCTCGGAGAAGCTCCGGGAATACTTCGCAATGTTTGGAGCAGTCACCGACGTACTTATCATGAAGGATCCTGTTACACAG CGTTCGCGCGGCTTCGGCTTCATCACGTTTCAGGAGGCCGCCTCCGTGGACAAGGTCCTCGCCGTGCCGGTGCACACGCTCGACGGCAAACGCATCGACCCCAAACACGCGACCCCCAAATCGGCCCCCCGGCCCGCCAAAACCAAGAAGATATTCGTCGGCGGCGTCGGCCAGGACACCTCCGCCGAAGAGGTCCGCGCCTACTTCGCCCAGTTCGGCCACGTGGAAGACGCGGTGATGCTCATGGATCAACAGACCAAGCGTCATCGCGGCTTCGGGTTTGTAACTTTCCATTCCGAGGAAGCCGTCGAGCGCGTCTGCGATATACACTTCCACACGATAAAAAATAAGAAGGTCGAGTGCAAGCGTGCGCAGCCGAAAGAAGCCGTCGCCGCCGCGCCGCTCGCTTTAGGCAAGCGCTTGGTCCTCCGCCCCGGGAGAGGCCTCGTCTACACCACAGCAGGTGGAGTAGGAGCGGTGCCCACTGTTGGAGCCGCTCACGCGTACAGATACGCCCCGTACGCGCTGCCAACAGCTGCCACCGCGGCCACAGCCTTGGTCGCTCCCCCCCAGCCGGCACCCCCTCCCACCATGCCGCAGTTCGGCGCGGCGTACTCCCTCGCCGGCGTCGACATGTCATCCTTCCAAAGCGTCGACTGGGGCGCCATGTACGGACTACCCATGTACATCTAA